A genomic window from Leisingera daeponensis DSM 23529 includes:
- a CDS encoding PIN domain-containing protein: protein MSQYTVLFDANVLYPAPMRDALMQLAVTDLFKAKWTADIHREWIDALLRNEPHRERAALERTRDLMDRATRDCLVTGYEALVPALTLPDPDDRHVLAAAIVGRCDAIVTQNLKDFPPAALAPFGIETQHPDDFFRNQLSLAPGLVCSALRKVRARLKNPLKSVDEYLAILTQQGLVATVADLEQFADLL from the coding sequence ATGAGCCAGTACACGGTCCTGTTCGATGCGAACGTCCTTTATCCCGCGCCGATGCGCGATGCACTGATGCAGTTGGCGGTCACAGACCTTTTCAAGGCCAAGTGGACGGCCGATATCCATCGGGAGTGGATTGATGCGCTTCTGCGCAATGAACCTCATCGGGAGCGCGCCGCGCTGGAACGAACTCGCGACTTGATGGACAGGGCCACACGCGACTGTCTGGTCACCGGCTACGAGGCATTGGTGCCGGCCCTAACACTGCCGGACCCTGACGATCGGCACGTTCTGGCGGCGGCAATCGTTGGGCGCTGTGACGCGATCGTCACGCAGAACCTGAAGGACTTCCCACCAGCGGCACTTGCGCCCTTTGGCATCGAGACCCAACACCCTGACGACTTTTTCCGGAACCAACTGTCTCTCGCGCCCGGTCTGGTCTGTTCCGCGCTGCGGAAAGTTCGCGCGCGCCTCAAGAATCCGCTCAAAAGCGTCGACGAGTATCTCGCGATCCTGACACAGCAGGGGTTGGTCGCCACGGTTGCCGACCTGGAGCAATTCGCCGACCTGCTTTGA
- a CDS encoding helix-turn-helix domain-containing protein encodes MRPGTPALYDESDALGIYAEEVEQASEDDLWFLPGPMDDEPDYLPPGPRAEPRETEVLDEWRKAEGGQAARLARVAGRVGALDDRLKRGPEGWRHRLALMEAADLSWHTGDRISQDRLALWISLRLSGVQDDTAALARVGWAIRRLTGGPGPEQDLSAFLDRRDPENISDETEPFVDRASGWLDLMGQATDLHPITRACAGFHLWRLAGLGQHDDRMEAAVAAARIAASDGRGAVFTPLAMGGAGGLRAGGSPFERLERWLYGMEAACLTAVRHLDDIEAWSARAEAEMTLLSGRTPPALRAVLTEWPLVSAPMAQALTSASRAAVQRNLAWMQERGLIREVTGQGRFRMWKATN; translated from the coding sequence ATGAGGCCTGGAACCCCCGCATTGTATGATGAATCCGACGCGCTCGGCATTTATGCTGAGGAGGTCGAACAGGCGTCTGAGGACGACCTGTGGTTTCTGCCCGGTCCGATGGACGACGAGCCGGACTATTTGCCGCCGGGACCACGGGCCGAACCGCGTGAAACCGAGGTCCTCGACGAATGGCGGAAGGCAGAGGGCGGGCAGGCCGCGCGTCTTGCCCGTGTGGCCGGTCGCGTCGGCGCGCTGGACGACCGGTTGAAGCGCGGACCGGAAGGATGGCGGCATCGGCTTGCGCTGATGGAGGCCGCAGATTTGAGCTGGCACACCGGTGACCGCATCAGCCAAGACCGGCTGGCGCTCTGGATCTCGCTGCGCCTGTCCGGTGTCCAGGACGACACGGCGGCGCTGGCGCGAGTCGGATGGGCGATTCGGCGACTGACGGGTGGACCGGGACCGGAGCAGGACCTTTCCGCCTTCCTCGACCGTCGCGACCCCGAGAACATCAGTGATGAGACCGAGCCGTTCGTGGATCGCGCGAGCGGTTGGCTGGATCTGATGGGGCAGGCCACGGACCTGCACCCGATCACTCGCGCTTGCGCGGGCTTTCACCTCTGGCGCCTCGCGGGGCTCGGGCAGCACGACGACCGTATGGAAGCGGCTGTCGCAGCTGCGCGGATCGCGGCCAGCGATGGAAGAGGCGCAGTCTTCACGCCTCTGGCCATGGGCGGGGCAGGGGGACTACGAGCCGGTGGTTCACCGTTCGAACGTCTGGAACGCTGGCTATACGGGATGGAAGCCGCGTGCCTGACCGCGGTGCGGCACCTTGACGATATCGAGGCATGGTCGGCGCGGGCGGAAGCCGAAATGACATTGCTCTCGGGCAGGACGCCGCCGGCCTTGCGCGCAGTGCTGACCGAATGGCCGCTCGTCTCTGCGCCAATGGCCCAGGCCCTGACGAGTGCCAGTCGCGCCGCTGTTCAGCGCAACCTTGCATGGATGCAAGAGCGGGGTCTGATCCGCGAGGTGACAGGACAGGGGCGGTTCAGGATGTGGAAGGCGACAAACTGA
- a CDS encoding excisionase family DNA-binding protein, translating to MNMLAHRHLPPTPQDAAIARVSGQALSRFAQARAPLKLRVTDSEQMEPIELPAGAVSLLMEILEAMAAGRGVTIIPENAELSTVQAAEVLNVSRPFLIKLLEDGAIPHRKVGKHRRVRMEDVMSYKAAIDTEREAALDQLAADAQEQDMGYRSK from the coding sequence ATGAACATGCTGGCACACCGACATCTTCCGCCCACGCCGCAGGACGCAGCGATTGCGCGCGTCTCTGGCCAGGCATTGTCACGCTTCGCCCAGGCGCGCGCGCCGTTGAAACTTCGTGTGACGGACTCCGAGCAGATGGAGCCGATCGAGCTTCCTGCGGGCGCCGTATCGCTGCTCATGGAGATCCTCGAGGCGATGGCAGCGGGGCGGGGGGTCACCATCATCCCCGAGAACGCCGAACTCTCGACCGTACAGGCCGCTGAGGTTCTGAACGTCTCGCGTCCGTTCCTGATCAAGCTGCTCGAGGATGGTGCCATACCGCATCGGAAGGTCGGCAAGCATCGCCGCGTCCGCATGGAAGACGTGATGTCCTACAAGGCCGCGATCGATACCGAGCGTGAAGCTGCGCTCGATCAACTGGCCGCCGACGCTCAAGAGCAGGACATGGGCTACCGCTCGAAATGA
- a CDS encoding IS5-like element ISRhba5 family transposase, translated as MSKPKPARYRTTNWSSYNDALRKRGSLLIWLDKEMTWHAPHEGRPGRPPVFSNAAIQFCLSLKVLFKLPLRQTAGMVASLLRLAGLDWPVPDYSTLCRRQKTLKVQIPYRRAEGPLNLLVDSTGIKFLGDGEWQARKHGVQGRRQWRKVHLAMDIATSDIRAVEFTPSREGDSPVLPDLLGQIPEDEDIGTVTADGAYDTRRCHGAVIARGGTAIIPTRRNGRAWKEDCPAAKARNETLRATRHYGRAFWKRWTGYHARSRVEAKMRCLKAFGERIAARDPDRQTAEIHIRVALVNRFNALGTAHVVRVA; from the coding sequence ATGAGCAAGCCCAAGCCCGCCCGCTACCGCACGACGAACTGGTCCAGCTACAACGATGCGCTCAGGAAGCGCGGATCGCTGCTGATCTGGCTGGACAAGGAGATGACCTGGCACGCGCCGCATGAGGGACGCCCAGGGCGCCCGCCGGTCTTTTCGAATGCCGCGATCCAGTTTTGCCTGTCGCTCAAGGTTCTGTTCAAGCTACCGCTCAGGCAGACAGCCGGAATGGTCGCGAGCCTCCTGCGCCTGGCAGGGCTAGACTGGCCCGTTCCGGACTACTCGACGCTGTGCCGCAGACAGAAGACCCTCAAGGTGCAGATCCCCTATCGCCGTGCCGAAGGGCCGCTGAATCTTCTGGTGGACAGCACCGGCATCAAGTTTCTTGGCGACGGCGAATGGCAGGCCCGCAAGCATGGCGTTCAGGGCCGCCGCCAATGGCGCAAGGTGCATCTGGCGATGGATATCGCCACCTCGGATATCCGGGCCGTCGAGTTCACCCCTAGCCGGGAAGGCGACAGCCCAGTCCTGCCGGACCTGTTGGGCCAGATCCCCGAGGACGAGGACATCGGCACCGTGACCGCGGATGGTGCCTACGATACCCGCCGCTGCCACGGCGCCGTCATCGCACGCGGTGGCACGGCAATCATACCGACCCGAAGGAACGGTCGAGCTTGGAAAGAGGACTGCCCGGCTGCCAAGGCGCGCAACGAAACCCTGCGCGCCACGCGTCACTACGGTCGGGCATTCTGGAAGCGGTGGACCGGATACCACGCCCGTAGCCGAGTGGAGGCCAAGATGCGATGCCTGAAGGCCTTCGGTGAGCGCATCGCCGCGCGGGATCCAGATCGCCAAACCGCCGAAATCCACATCCGGGTCGCCCTTGTCAATCGCTTCAACGCGCTCGGCACCGCCCACGTCGTCCGCGTGGCATGA